The Engraulis encrasicolus isolate BLACKSEA-1 chromosome 4, IST_EnEncr_1.0, whole genome shotgun sequence genome includes a window with the following:
- the LOC134446798 gene encoding complement C1q tumor necrosis factor-related protein 3-like, with protein MRAAISLLVLLLSMCGARTRTTRTEVQAESQGTGSAAEVSTQLDISAELKELSDMVVELRVMLRYTQEDVKVLEADNVAMKQRLAASETDNIAMKQRLAVSETEVEAAPKVAFSAGLGVSGSIESGSYYLDLVFSRVITNVGQAYSSKTGFFTAPVSGVYYFRFTVMDKLDTRYMAISMCKNGVQLMWLSEHDTDGQRTYLSSGLTLQLEKGDVVNLVLPTTYRLHDTSSNHSTFSGFLLFPL; from the coding sequence atgagggctgccatctcactgctggtgctgttgctctccatgtgtggagctcgGACTCGGACCACCCGGACTGAGGTCCAGGCAGAGAGCCAGGGAACTGGGTCTGCTGCTGAAGTCTCTACCCAGCTTGACAtctctgctgagctgaaggaactcagtGACATGGTTGTGGAGCTGAGGGTAATGCTTAGATACACCCAAGAGGATGTTAAGGTCCTGGAGGCGGATAATGTAGCAATGAAGCAGAGGCTGGCAGCCAGTGAGACAGATAATATAGCAATGAAACAAAGGCTGGCAGTCAGTGAGACTGAGGTGGAggcagcacccaaggtggccttctcagcaggtctgGGTGTCTCAGGATCCATAGAGTCTGGGAGTTATTACCTGGACTTAGTGTTCAGTAGAGTCATCACCAATGTAGGACAGGCCTACAGCAGCAaaactggcttcttcacagctccagtcagtggggtctactacttcaggttcactgttatggATAAGCTGGACACCCGCTACATGGCTATCAGTATGTGTAAGAATGGAGTGCAACTCATGTGGCTGTCTGAGCATGACACTGATGGGCAGCGTAcctatctgtccagtggcctaactctgcagctggagaagggagatgtAGTGAACCTGGTGCTACCAACAACCTACAGACTCCATGATACTTCTAGTAAccacagcaccttcagtggcttcctgctcttccctctctga
- the sqor gene encoding sulfide:quinone oxidoreductase, mitochondrial produces the protein MSSALRAQVSQWGRGCSRTYDWTGCQSLHTTSRSASKEHVKVLVVGGGSGGITMSARMKRKVGADNVAVVEPSEMHYYQPIWTLVGAGAKNLESSGRPTASVMPSGVKWIKSKVTEVNPDTNSVRTDCGKEISYEYLIVALGLQLHYERIKGLPEGFDHPKIGSNYSQKTVQKTWRALQDFREGNAIFTFPNSPVKCAGAPQKIMYLSDAYLRKTGKRSKANIIYNTSLPVLFGIKKYADALWEIVKTRDLNINLRQNLIEVRPDKQEAVFENLDKPGETKVFEYEMLHVTPPMGPPDVLKGSPLADEAGWLNLNKETLQHQVYPNVFGIGDCTNLPTAKTAAAVAAQSSVLDRTISRVMKNTQPDKKYDGYTSCPLVTSYNTVILAEFDYNGQPLETFPVDQSKERRTMYHMKADLMPTLYWHGLLRGLWGGPGPYRTLMHLGMK, from the exons ATGTCATCTGCTCTGCGCGCACAAGTGTCCCAGTGGGGCCGGGGTTGTTCGAGGACTTATGACTGGACAGGCTGCCAGTCCCTCCATACGACCAGCCGCAGCGCTTCCAAAGAGCATGTGAAGGTTCTCGTGGTCGGGGGTGGAAGCGGGGGTATCACAATGAGCGCCCGCATGAAACGTAAAGTTGGCGCCGACAATGTTGCTGTTGTGGAGCCGAGTGAG ATGCATTACTACCAGCCAATATGGACTCTCGTTGGAGCTGGAGCAAAGAACTTGGAGTCATCCGGACGCCCCACAGCCAGTGTAATGCCATCTGGGGTAAAATGGATCAAATCCAAAGTGACAGAGGTTAACCCCGACACCAACTCTGTGCGCACCGACTGTGGCAAAGAG ATTTCCTATGAATATCTCATTGTTGCCCTTGGACTTCAGCTTCACTATGAGAGG ATCAAAGGTCTGCCAGAGGGGTTTGATCACCCCAAGATCGGCTCCAACTACTCGCAGAAGACGGTGCAGAAGACCTGGAGGGCCCTTCAGGACTTCAGAGAGGGAAACGCAATCTTCACCTTCCCCAATTCACCAGTCAAGTGTGCCGGAGCCCCGCAGAAGATCATGTACCTGTCAGACGCATATCTCCGAAag ACTGGAAAGAGGTCAAAGGCTAACATCATATACAACACATCTTTGCCGGTGCTGTTTGGCATCAAGAAATATGCTGATGCTCTGTGGGAGATCGTCAAGACCCGAGACCTGAACATTAACCTCAGACAGAACCTGATAGAAGTGCGGCCTGACAAACAGGAGGCAGTGTTTGAGAACCTGGACAAACCTGGAGAGACTAAAGTCTTTGAG taTGAGATGCTGCATGTCACTCCCCCAATGGGTCCCCCCGACGTGCTGAAAGGCTCCCCCCTGGCTGACGAGGCCGGCTGGCTCAACCTCAACAAGGAGACCCTGCAGCACCAAGTTTACCCTAACGTCTTCGGCATCGGAGACTGCACCAACCTGCCCACTGCCAAGACCGCCGCCGCTGTGG CTGCCCAGTCTAGTGTTCTGGACAGGACTATCAGCCGAGTAATGAAGAATACACAGCCTGATAAAAAG TATGACGGCTACACGTCGTGCCCTCTGGTCACCAGCTACAACACGGTCATCCTGGCCGAGTTTGACTACAACGGCCAGCCCCTGGAGACCTTCCCCGTGGACCAGAGCAAGGAGCGGAGGACCATGTACCACATGAAGGCCGACCTCATGCCAACCCTCTACTGGCACGGCCTGCTCAG GGGGCTGTGGGGAGGCCCTGGACCATATCGCACCCTCATGCACTTGGGGATGAAGTAG